One Gordonia zhaorongruii DNA segment encodes these proteins:
- a CDS encoding DUF349 domain-containing protein, giving the protein MSTPTPGPTPGPKPGPKPGPKPGPHPAPRPTLGGPTPAVPVHPVTVGDPSKFGRIDADGTVWLKTASGERTIGSWQAGTPDEGLTHFARKFTDLATEVEILEERLAAHSGDPRKTQTAARHLLDTLPEAQVIGDIEQLSARLEIIVASADDVAAQVRSERDEQRSAAIARKEALATEAEAIGAEGTAWKVGGDRLRTILDEWKTIKGIDRKTDDALWKRFSKARDAFNRRRGAHFAELDRERAGAKARKEELIEQAEALSSSTDWGPTAGKYRELMQEWKAAGRAPRDADEALWTRFKAAQDVFFHARNAVNSERDAEFAENAKAKAALLADAESKIDPAGDLDGARRAFRTFRDRWEEIGKVPRDQMHSLEGRVRAIEKSLKEAEDSEWARTDPEAQARAAQFAERADKLEEQAVKAEAAGKAKDAAKFREQAAQWREWAGTAQSALSDL; this is encoded by the coding sequence ATGAGCACTCCGACGCCAGGACCCACACCCGGACCGAAGCCCGGACCCAAGCCGGGCCCTAAGCCGGGGCCACATCCTGCTCCCCGTCCGACTCTCGGCGGCCCGACTCCCGCGGTCCCGGTGCATCCCGTCACGGTCGGCGACCCGTCGAAGTTCGGCCGTATCGACGCGGACGGCACCGTCTGGCTGAAGACAGCATCGGGAGAACGGACCATCGGCTCGTGGCAGGCAGGCACCCCGGACGAGGGCCTCACGCACTTCGCCCGGAAGTTCACCGACCTCGCGACCGAGGTGGAGATCCTCGAGGAACGGCTCGCGGCCCACTCGGGCGATCCGCGTAAGACGCAGACCGCCGCCCGGCATCTCCTCGACACCCTGCCCGAAGCTCAGGTGATCGGCGACATCGAGCAGCTGTCGGCCCGCCTGGAGATCATCGTGGCCAGTGCGGACGACGTCGCGGCGCAGGTACGTTCCGAGCGCGACGAGCAACGCTCGGCCGCGATCGCCCGTAAGGAGGCTCTCGCCACCGAGGCGGAGGCGATCGGCGCGGAAGGCACCGCGTGGAAGGTCGGCGGCGACCGGCTGCGCACCATCCTCGACGAGTGGAAGACGATCAAGGGCATCGACCGGAAGACCGACGACGCCCTGTGGAAGCGCTTCTCGAAAGCACGCGATGCGTTCAATCGCCGTCGCGGCGCCCACTTCGCCGAGCTGGACCGGGAGCGGGCGGGGGCGAAGGCACGCAAGGAGGAGCTCATCGAGCAGGCCGAGGCGCTGTCGTCGTCGACCGATTGGGGCCCCACCGCCGGGAAGTACCGCGAGCTCATGCAGGAGTGGAAAGCGGCCGGCCGCGCGCCGCGCGACGCCGACGAAGCGCTGTGGACGCGATTCAAAGCCGCACAGGACGTCTTCTTCCACGCACGCAATGCGGTGAACTCCGAGCGCGACGCCGAGTTCGCTGAGAACGCGAAGGCCAAGGCCGCTCTGCTGGCCGACGCGGAGTCGAAGATCGACCCCGCTGGGGATCTCGACGGCGCGCGGCGCGCCTTCCGAACGTTCCGCGACCGGTGGGAGGAGATCGGCAAGGTCCCCCGCGATCAGATGCACTCCCTCGAAGGCCGCGTGCGAGCGATCGAGAAGTCCCTCAAGGAGGCCGAGGACTCCGAGTGGGCCCGCACCGATCCCGAAGCGCAGGCTCGTGCCGCGCAGTTCGCCGAACGCGCCGACAAACTCGAGGAGCAGGCGGTCAAGGCCGAGGCAGCGGGCAAGGCCAAGGATGCCGCGAAGTTCCGCGAACAGGCCGCGCAATGGCGCGAGTGGGCGGGCACCGCGCAGTCCGCCCTCTCCGATCTCTAG